GGTGGCCCCGGGAAGGTCTGTGTCACTGGCCGAATCCACGGGCACCAGCGAGGCCGAATCGGCCGGAACGGGCTGCACGATGTATAGTTCCTCGAGCCGGGACAGCGAGGCCAGCGCACGCACGCGCACATCGCGGAACAGGCCGCCGGTGACCTCGTTGGACACGACCACCCCGATGGGAATGCCTTCGGGAAAACGGCTGCTCTTGCCCGAGGTGACCACCAGATCGTCCACCTGGATGTCGCTGCTCAGCGAGATGTCCAGCAGGCGCAGTTCGTTGCTGCCCATGCCCGCCACGATGCCCTCGTCGCGTGTGCGCTGCACCATGGCCCGGGCCCGGAACTCGCGATGCCCCAGCAGGAATCCCTGTGAGACAGCGCCGGTCGTGGAGGTGACCGCTCCCGCCAGACCCCAGGCGGTCACCAGGGCGTCGCCGGGCCGGATCCCGTCGGCGCTGCCCCGGTCCAGCACCACGGATTGTGGTCCCAGGGCACTGCCCCGGGCGATCACCCGGGCGGGAAAGTAGGCATGGTCCTCGCGCGGGCGCACGCCCAGCAGGTGTTCCAGCCGGATGCCCTCGAGGGCCAGCTCGCGCAGGCGGCTGTTCTCCACGAACAGTTCCACCGCATGGCGGCGCAGGCGCCGGTTCTCGGCCGCCAGATCCAGCTGCTGGGGAAACCAGGAAAAGAGGCCCAGTGGACCGCGCATCACGACCAGCACGGCATCACGGGCCCGCAGGGCGGGATAGGAACTGCCGGTGAAGATCAGCAGCAGGCTGAACAGGCAAAGGGCCAGCCAGACAAGCCAGCCAGCGGCGGCCGAGCGGGACGCGTCGAGTTTCATAGGGTTCCGGGGTGACCGATCACGGCGACCCGGCTCCAATCTGCATGTCAGGGGCTGGCTACTTGCGCAGCAGCACCTTGCTGTAGCGGTCCATGTCGTCCAGCACGATGCCGGTGCCGCGTACCACGCAGGTCAGCGGGTCTTCGGCCAGGTTCACCGGCAGGCTGGTTTCTTCGCGCAGGCGCACGGCCAGGCCCTTGAGCAGGGCGCCGCCGCCGGTGAGGATGATGCCGCGATCGCGAATGTCGGCCGCCAGCTCGGGCGGTGTCTTCTCAAGGGACAGCTTCACCGCGTCCACGATGGCGCTCACAGTCTCGGCCAGCGCCTCGCGGATTTCCACCGAGGAGATCTCGACCGCCTTGGGAATGCCCGCGATCAGGTCGCGTCCCTTGGCCACGATCTTCAGTTCCTCCTTGAGCGGAGTGGCGCTGCCGATGCGGCACTTGATTTCTTCGGCCGTGCGCTCGCCGATCAGCAGGTTGTAGTTGCGGCGCATGTACTGGACGATCACCTCGTCCATCTCGTCGCCCCCGGTGCGCACCGAGGTGTCGGTGACGATGCCCGAGAGACTGATCACGGCGATTTCCGTGGTGCCGCCGCCGATGTCGATGACCATCGAGCCGATCGGCTGATCCACGGGCAGGCCCACGCCCAGTGCCGCGGCCATCGGCTCGGCGATGAGATACACTTCGCGAGCCCCCGCGTGCTCGGCGCTGTCGTTGATGATGCGCTTCTCGGCCTTGGTGACCCCGCTGGGCACACAGACGATCACCCGCGGACGGGTCAGCCGGTTGCGGCTGACCTTCTTGATGAAGGCGCGGATCATTTCCTCGGCGATGTCGTCATCGTCAATCACGCCGTCCTTCATCGGGCGGATGGTCTGGATGTCGCTGTGGGTCTTGCCCACCATCTGCCGGGCCTCGTAGCCAATGGCCACCACGCGTCGGTCGCTCTTGCGCACGGCCACCACCGACGGTTCGCGCACCAGAATGCCCTTGCCCTTGACGTAGACCAGCGTGTTGGCGGTACCCAGATCGATGGCGATGTCATTGGAGAACAGGCCGCCGAGCAGATTGAAGATGGAAAAGGCCATGGGCTGTGTTCCTGCTGGGGGCCCTTGCCCCGGTCGATGATGAATGGCGTGTGATGCAGTCCCCACAGGGGTGGAAACACCGTCAACCAACGGACTCCGGACCTAGTGGCGGAAGTGACGGAACCCCGTGAACAGCATGCCGATTCCGGCCGCGTCGGCCGCGGCGATCACATCGGCGTCGCGCACGCTGCCGCCGGGCTGGATGATGGCCGTGATGCCCGCGGCGGCGGCTTGCTCGATCGCGTCGGGGAAGGGAAAGAACGCGTCGGAGGCCAGCACGGCTCCCTGAAGCGAATGCCCTTCGAAGCGGGCCTTGCTCAGCGCCAGCTCGCAGGCGTCCACGCGTGACATCTGACCGGCGCCGATGCCGATGGTGCCGTTCTCGCGTGCGATCACGATCGCATTGGATTTGACGTGCCGGCAGACCGACCAGGCAAAAAGCAGACTGATGAACTCCTGGCCGAAGGGACGCCGCTTCGTGACGCTGTTGTAATTGCCGGGTGTGTGGTCGCCCCGGTCGTGGCCCTGGACGAGCACACCGCCGAAGAAGCTCTGCAGCTTGTGATCGTACCAGGGCTGGGCGCCGGGAATGTAGGTCAGCAGACGGCGATCCTTCTTGCGGCGCAGCAGTTCCAGCGCGTCGGGTGTGAATTCCGGAGCGATGAGAATTTCCATGAAGTGCGGATGCACGGCCCTGGCCGTCTCGATGTCGACCGGACGGTTCCAGATCACGATGCCGCCGAAGGGGCTGCGGGTGTCACACGCGAAAGCCCCGTTGAAAGCCTCCACGGGCGAATCGCCCATGGCCACCCCGCAGGGATTGGTGTGTTTGAGAATGGCGCAGACCGCCTGCGGGTCGCCGTGGAAGGACCGCATGATGTCCAGGGCCGCGTCCAGATCGATCAGGTTGTTGTAGGACAGTTCCTTGCCGTGCAGGATGCCCGTGTTGCCCATGCTGCCGTAGACGGCGGCCGGCTGGTGGGGATTCTCGCCATAGCGCAGGGACTTCACCCGGGGCAGGGTCAGCGAGAGCACGGCCGGCGTGGCATCCAGAGTGGCGTTGTCCTTGCCTTCGAAGGCCTCGGCCAGAATGTGTGAGATCAGGCCGTCGTAGGACGCGGTGCGCGAAAAGGCCTTCACCGCCAGTTGGCGGCGATACTCGAGGGTCGTGCCCCCCTCCTCCAGTGCCTGGGCCAGCGCGCCATAGTCGCCGGTGTCACTCACGACCGCCACGTGACTGTGGTTCTTGGCCGCGCTGCGCAACATGGAGGGCCCGCCGATGTCCACGTTCTCGACCAGATCTTCCAGGGTCACGCCCGGGCGCTTGCTGACTTCCTCGAAAGGATAGAGCGTCACGATAACCAGATCGATCAGACCGATGCCGTGGGTTTCGGCGTCGGCCAGGTCACCGGGCTGATCGCGCCGGGCCAGCAGGCCTCCGTGGACGGCGGGGTGCAGGGTCTTGACCCGCCCACCGAAGAGCTCGGGATACTGGGTCAGATCGCTCACGTCACGCACGGCCAGACCTTCGCTGCGCAGCAGGGCGGCGGTGCCCCCGGTGCTCAGCAGCTCACAGCCCGACTGGACCAGAGTGCGGGCCAGGTCCACGATGCCGCTCTTGTCGTACACGGAGAGCAGTGCCCGCCTGGGCATCAGACGTTCAGCCATGGAGTGGGCTTTCCTTTCTCACTGTGAGTGTGCCCCGGTGCAGGCGCTCCAGGGTGTCGGCAAACAGCCGGTGTTCCACGGCCAGCACGCGTGCGGCCACCTCGTCGGGGCCGCTGGCGCCTTCCAGATCGGTGCTGGCCTGGGCCAGAATCGTGCCGTGGTCGTAGATGCCATCCACCAGATGCACCGTGGCCCCGCTGACGCGGCAGCCGGCGTTCCAGACCGCACGGTGCACGTGGCTGCCGTACATGCCCGGCCCGCCGAAGGACGGCAGCAGTGCCGGGTGGATGTTGTAGATCGCCCCGGGCCAGGCTTCCAGCAGGACCGCCGGGACCTTGCGCAGGAATCCGGCCAGCACAAGACTGTCGACCGCTTGCCCGCGCAACCAGTCCAGGACGTCATCGGCACGCGGGGCATGGTCTCCCCAGCATGCCCGGCCAAAAACCGCCGTTTCCAGACCCGCAGCCTGGGCCAGCTCGAGGGCCGGGGCCTTTGCCCGGTCGGAGAGCAGGCAGACCGCCCGGCACCCCAAGCGCTTCTCGCGGATGGCGGTCAGGATCGCCCGCACGTTGCTGCCGGTTCCGGAAGCAAGAAATGCCAATCGCTCGGGGCGGTGCAGCATCGGGATCCAGAATTGGGGGACGGTTCGAATGGTCGGGATCAGCCCTTGGCCTCCCATCCGGCATTGCCGGGGCAGGGCCGACTCGTCGACTTTCCGGAGCGACCGGAACCTGGTTGATGGTCGGGTCGTGTCCGGTGGCCGAATCGGCTTCCAAAGGCCTGCAAAATATAGGACAAGGCACGGGACCCTGCCAATCGTGGGCGGGCTGCCGACAGCGGAAGTTGGCGGCGAATCGCTGCAGGAATGGGTATGCCCACTCAGCCGGCCCAGGGCTTCCGGGCGAACCCTGATTCGTGGGAGACAGGCGGTCCGGCGTGTCCATTTCCGGTGATAGAGCTACTTTTGCGCCTTCCCGGACCCGTCAGCCGGGCGGCCGGCTCCCGTTTTCCGGCCCCGACGCCTGTCATCTGCGCGATCCCAGCGAAACACCTGCGACTGCCGCTCCCGCGTGCAGAAAGGAGTCCCGATGCCTGCACCGGAACAGCCCACCTCCAGCGCCCGCCAGAGCCGTGGCCTGTCGGCCGAAGCCTATCGGCCGCTTGATGGCAGGGAGTACCAGCCCTACGTGCCCGCCGCAGAGCAGTCGATGGCGGAATTCACTCTGCGGGCCGTGGTGCTGGGAGCGATCCTGGGCGTGGTCTTCGGTGCCGCCAACGCCTATCTGGGCCTGAAGGTGGGCATGACCGTGACCGCCTCGATCCCGGTGAGCGTGATTTCCATGGCCATCCTGCGCGGCCTGTTGAAGAACGGCACGATCCTCGAGAACAACATCGTGCAGACCATCGGCTCCTCCGGCGAAAGCCTGGCCGCGGGCATCATCTTCACCGTGCCGGCCCTGATCATGATGGGCATGGCCCCCGGGCTGGGCACGATGTTCCTGATCGCCAGTCTGGGTGGTCTGCTGGGTGTGCTGTTCATGATTCCGCTGCGCCGCTGGCTGATCGTCAAGGAACACGGACATCTGCCCTACCCCGAAGGCACCGGCTGTGCCGAGGTGCTGGTGGCCGGAGAGGAAGGCGGCAGCAAGGCGCGCAACGTGTTCGCGGGCCTGGTGGTGGGCTTCCTCTACAAGCTGGGCATGGACCGCAACGCCTTCGCCCTCTGGAGCGACGCACCCGAACTGGGCCTGCACAAGCTGCGCACGGCCATCGGCATGGATGCCCTGCCCAGCCTGGTGGGCGTGGGTTTCATCATCGGCCCCCGGATCGCCGCCACCATGCTGGCCGGCGGCATGCTGGCCTGGCTGGTGCTGATACCACTGATCGCCGTGTTCGGTGATGGGCTGGCGCACCCGATCTACCCCGCGGTGGACACACTGATCTCGGCGATGGAGCCCGGCGACATCTGGTCGAAATACATCCGCTACGTGGGTGCCGGAGCCGTGACCTTCTGCGGCCTGGTCAGCCTGGCCCGCAACATGCCGGCCATGCTGGGCGGACTCAAGGGGCTGGGCAAGGCCGTGTCCAGCGGTGCCGAAGGAGTCGCGGGCAAGCGCCCGCGCACGGACGTGGACCTCTCGCTGCGCACCGTGATTCTGGGTGCCATCGGGGTGGCACTGGCGCTTTGGCTGGTACCAAGCATGCACCTGGGTCTCGTGGGTGCCGTGCTGGTGGTTGTGTTCACCTTCTTCTTCACCGTGGTCTCCTCCCGCGTGGTGGGTCTGGTGGGCGGCAGCAGCCTGCCGGTGTCGGGCATGACGATCAGTGCCCTGCTGGGCACCAGTCTGGTCTTCGTGGCCATGGGATTCGAGGGTGAGCTGGCCAAGATGGCCGCGCTCACCGTGGGCGCCGTGGTCTGCGTGGGCATCTCCACGGCGGGCGACATCAGTCAGGACCTCAAGACCGGCTTTCTGGTGGGCGCGACCCCGCGTCGCCAGCAGCAGGGCGAGATCATTGGTGTGCTCACGGCGGCGGTCTTCATCGGGCTGATTCTCAATGTGCTGCATGCCGCCTTCGGCATCGGCAGTGCCGAACTGCCCGCCCCCCAGGCCACCCTGATGCGTCTGGTGGTGGAAGGCGTGCTCGACGGCAACCTGCCCTGGACGCTGGTCTTCACGGGTGCCGCCATCGGACTGATGGTGGAAATGCTGGGCGTGTCCGGCCTGCCCTTCGCGGTGGGCCTGTACCTGCCCATGAGCCTGTCGGTGCCCGTGATGCTGGGCGGTCTGATTCGCGGGGCACTGGAACAGCGCAAGTCCCTGAGCGAGGATCAGCGCAAGGAAGGCCGTGAGAACGGCGTGCTGCTGGCCAGCGGACTGATTGCGGGCGAGGCGGTGCTGGGCATCGTGATCGCCGTGTTCATCGTGACCCGCGAACGCCTGGGCCTGAGCTGGAGTCCCGCGATTCCGCATCCCTGGGGAGCGGGCATGGAAGGCCTGCTGGGCTTTCTGTTGCTGATGGGCCTGGCGGCCTGGTTCACCGGGCGCGTGCTCAGTGCGGGCAAAGGAGAGAAACCATGAGCGACTCCAGGGGCGGAGCGATCGTCTGGCAGGACCTGACCGTGGCCGAGGCCGGCGCGATCAAGGACTTCTACAGCAAGGTCACGGGCTGGGGAGTCAACGAGGAGCCCATGGGCGACTATGTGGACTATTCCATGAGCGACCAGGACGGCAATGTGGTGGCGGGCATCTGCCATGCCCGGGGCAGCAATGCCGGGCTGCCACCCCAGTGGCTGGTCTACATCCAGGTGGCCAGCGTGGCGGCCAGCGCGAGAATGTGCCAGGACCTGGGCGGCAAGGTACTGGACGGACCACGCCGGATGGGGGCCCAGGACTTCTGCGTGATCCAGGACCCCGCCGGCGCCGTGGCGGCCCTGATGGGCCCTTCCAGCGAGGACTGAACCCGGTCCGCCTCCGGACTCCGCCAAGGCTGGATTCCGTTGGCCGCGCGTACTATACTTCGCGGCTTCGCGGCTTGTCCGCCATGCCATCGAGTCGTCCATACCTGTTCGAGAAAGGGACACGCACCCGTGCTGCAGATCCAGGAGGTGAGCAGGCGATTCGACGATCTGGTCGCCGTGGACCGGGTCAGCCTGACCATCGAGAGCGGCGAGTTCTTCACCCTGCTGGGCCCCTCGGGCTGCGGCAAAACCACCCTCTTGCGCCTGCTGGCGGGTTTCGACCGACCTGACGGAGGCGACATCCTGCTGGATGGCAAGAGCCTGGCCCAGGTCCCCCCAGAAAAGCGCCCCGTGCATACCGTGTTCCAGAACTACGCCCTCTTCCCGCACATGACCGTGGCCCAGAACATCGCCTTTCCTCTGCGCATGGCCGGGCTGCCCAAGGCGGATGTGGAGCGGCGCGTGCAGAAGGCCCTCGAGGATGTGCGTCTGCCCGACAAGGCCCGACGCTTTCCCTCGGAATGCTCGGGTGGCCAGCGCCAGCGCATCGCCATCGCCCGGGCGCTGGTCAACCGTCCGCGCATGCTGTTGCTGGACGAACCACTGTCCGCGCTGGACGCCAAGCTCAAGGAGCAGCTCCAGCTGGAACTGATCAACCTGCAGAAGGAAGTGGGCATCACCTTCGTGTATGTGACTCACGATCAGGGCGAGGCCCTGGCGCTCAGCCACCGCATCGCCGTGATGAACGAGGGCCGCATCGTGCAGCTGGACGAGCCCAGCCGTCTCTACGGCACCCCCAACAGCCGCTTCGTGGCCGACTTCATCGGGCAATGCAACCTGCTGGACGGACGGATCACGGCCCTGGAGGGTGAGCGCTGCCGGGTGAATCTGGACGGTCTGGGCGAGGTACTGACACCCCGTTCCTTTGCGGGCGAGCCCGGCCAGGCATGCGTGCTGACCCTGCGCCCCGAGAAGATCCGCATCGCCAGCGGGCTGGATGCCGATCCCGAGGAAGTGCATTTCCGGGGCACCGTGCACGACCTGCTCTACCTGGGCGACGTGACCGTGTACATCGTGGAACTGACCAATGGGCACCGCCTGGAAGCGCTGCTGGCCAATTCGCAGGCCGGACGTCCGCGTTTCTTCGAGGTGGGCGATCCGGTGGAAGTGGCCTGGCACTGGAAGGCCGGCCACCTGGTGCAGGACTGAAGGCGTGACCCGCGACTCACGCCTGGGCCGCTGGATCACCAGCCTGCCCCCGCTGGTCTACCTGCTGGTGTTCTTCGCGGCGCCGGCGGCGATCATGCTCTTCGCCTCCTTCCGTCATCCGGGTGACTACGGCGGCCTGGCCCCCTGGTTCAGCCGTGGTCCTGAAGGCCTGCAGCTGGACCTGACCCTGGACAATTATCGCCGTCTGGTTGAAAGCCCGGTCTACCTGCGCCTCTTCGCCAAGTCCCTGGGTTACGCCGTGCTCTCCACGGGGATCTGCCTGCTGCTGGCCTACCCGCTGGCGCTGGTGATCGCGCGCTCGGCGAAGAAGTGGCGCGACCTGCTGGTGCTGCTGGTGATCCTGCCCTTCTGGAGCAATTTCCTGGTACGCATCTACGCCTGGATGATCCTGCTCAGCCCGGGCGGAGCGCTCACCGCGGCGCTCAACTGGCTGCGCGCCCTCGTGGGACTTGAACCGACCAGCCTGCTCTTCACGCCCACCGCGGTGGTGATCTGTCTGGTGTACGTGCATCTGCCCTTCATGGTGTTGCCGCTGTACGCCAATCTCGAGAAACACGATCTGGCGCTGCTGGACGCCGCCCAGGATCTGGGCGCCAGCCGCTGGCAGCGTTTCCTCAAGGTGACCCTGCCGCTCTCGATGCCCGGGATCTATGCCGGCAGCACCCTGGTCTTCATTCCCGTGCTGGGCATGTTCGCGGTACCCGACCTGATTGGCGGCACCCGCGGGATCATGATCGGCAATCTGATCAAGCAGCAGTTCCTTGAATCACGCGACTGGCCCTTCGGCAGTGTGCTCTCGATGGTGCTGACGGTGGGCGCGATCCTGCTGGCGCTGGGCGCGGCCCTGCTGGCCCGCCGGGGAGGAGGTGCCCGTGCCCAGAGCTGAAAGCTGGCTCAAGCTGGCCGCCGGGGCGATCTTCGCCTTCCTCTACCTGCCGCTGGCGGTGGTGGTGCTGTTTTCCTTCAACGACTCACGCCTGAACGCCGAATGGGTGGGCTTCACCCTCGACTGGTACCGCGTGCTCTTCGCCGACACGGAAATGCTCAACGCCGCGCTCAATTCGCTGCTGATCGCCGTGATCAGCTCGGCGGGTGCCACCACGCTGGGAACTCTGGCCGGACTGGCCCTGCATCGTTACCGGCTGCGGGTGCTGCCCGCCCTGGTGCTGGCCCCGATCGCGATTCCCGAAGTGCTGATGGGAGTGAGCCTGCTGATCTTCTTCATCATGCTCAACATGACGCTGGGCACGCTCTCGATCATTCTGTCGCACATCACCTTCTGCATCGGCTTCGTGGCCATCGTGGTACAGTCGCGTCTGGCGGGCATGGACGAGAGTCTGGGCGAGGCCGCGCGCGATCTGGGCGCCACGCCCTTCCAGGCCTTCAGACTGATCACCCTGCCGCTGATCCTGCCGGGCATCCTGGCGGGCGCGCTGCTGGCCTTCACCCTTTCGATCGACGATTTCGTGATCACCTTCTTCACTGCCGGGGTGGGCAGTTCCACCCTGCCTCTGCAGATCTATTCGATGATCAAGATCGCGGTCACCCCCGAGGTGAACGCCGTGTCCACCCTGCTGATGTGCCTGACCCTGGTGCTGATCCTGGGCGTGTCACGCCTCTCACCCGGGGCCCTGCGTGGCGCCGAGACCCTCAAAGGAGACGAAACCCCATGAAGACCCTGCTGGCCTGCTCCGCCCTGGCCCTGCTGATCGGTTGTTCCTCCGACTCCGGCAAGCAGGCCGCCAAGGGCCCTGCCGAACTGCACCTGTACAACTGGAACGACTACATCGCCCCCGAAACCGTGCAGCGCTTCGAGCAGCGTGCCGGCTGCAAGGTGGTGCAGGACTACTATTCGGGCACCGAGGAGATGCTGGCCAAGCTGAGCGCGGGCGCCAGTGGCTACGATGTGATCATTCCCACCCAGAACGCGGTGGAAGCCCTGGTGCGCCAGGGCGCCCTGCGGCCACTGGACAAGGCCAAGCTGCCCCATCTGGCCAACACCAACCCGGCCTATCTGAACCGCGACTTCGACCCGGGCAATGTATACTCGCTGCCCTACGCCTTCACCACCACCCTGATCGGCTACAACGAGACCAAGCTGGCCGAACTGGACATCCAGGCCGACGACTGGGCCGTGATCTTCGACCCGGTGGTTCTCGAAACGCTCAAGGGCAAGGTCACGGTCATGGATGACCAGCTGGAACTGTTCGCCGCCGCCCTCAAGTACCTGGGTCATTCGATCAACGACCGCGATCCCGCCCACCTCGCCGAGGCCCA
This window of the Candidatus Delongbacteria bacterium genome carries:
- a CDS encoding ABC transporter ATP-binding protein, producing MLQIQEVSRRFDDLVAVDRVSLTIESGEFFTLLGPSGCGKTTLLRLLAGFDRPDGGDILLDGKSLAQVPPEKRPVHTVFQNYALFPHMTVAQNIAFPLRMAGLPKADVERRVQKALEDVRLPDKARRFPSECSGGQRQRIAIARALVNRPRMLLLDEPLSALDAKLKEQLQLELINLQKEVGITFVYVTHDQGEALALSHRIAVMNEGRIVQLDEPSRLYGTPNSRFVADFIGQCNLLDGRITALEGERCRVNLDGLGEVLTPRSFAGEPGQACVLTLRPEKIRIASGLDADPEEVHFRGTVHDLLYLGDVTVYIVELTNGHRLEALLANSQAGRPRFFEVGDPVEVAWHWKAGHLVQD
- a CDS encoding oligopeptide transporter, OPT family, with the protein product MPAPEQPTSSARQSRGLSAEAYRPLDGREYQPYVPAAEQSMAEFTLRAVVLGAILGVVFGAANAYLGLKVGMTVTASIPVSVISMAILRGLLKNGTILENNIVQTIGSSGESLAAGIIFTVPALIMMGMAPGLGTMFLIASLGGLLGVLFMIPLRRWLIVKEHGHLPYPEGTGCAEVLVAGEEGGSKARNVFAGLVVGFLYKLGMDRNAFALWSDAPELGLHKLRTAIGMDALPSLVGVGFIIGPRIAATMLAGGMLAWLVLIPLIAVFGDGLAHPIYPAVDTLISAMEPGDIWSKYIRYVGAGAVTFCGLVSLARNMPAMLGGLKGLGKAVSSGAEGVAGKRPRTDVDLSLRTVILGAIGVALALWLVPSMHLGLVGAVLVVVFTFFFTVVSSRVVGLVGGSSLPVSGMTISALLGTSLVFVAMGFEGELAKMAALTVGAVVCVGISTAGDISQDLKTGFLVGATPRRQQQGEIIGVLTAAVFIGLILNVLHAAFGIGSAELPAPQATLMRLVVEGVLDGNLPWTLVFTGAAIGLMVEMLGVSGLPFAVGLYLPMSLSVPVMLGGLIRGALEQRKSLSEDQRKEGRENGVLLASGLIAGEAVLGIVIAVFIVTRERLGLSWSPAIPHPWGAGMEGLLGFLLLMGLAAWFTGRVLSAGKGEKP
- a CDS encoding rod shape-determining protein MreC; its protein translation is MKLDASRSAAAGWLVWLALCLFSLLLIFTGSSYPALRARDAVLVVMRGPLGLFSWFPQQLDLAAENRRLRRHAVELFVENSRLRELALEGIRLEHLLGVRPREDHAYFPARVIARGSALGPQSVVLDRGSADGIRPGDALVTAWGLAGAVTSTTGAVSQGFLLGHREFRARAMVQRTRDEGIVAGMGSNELRLLDISLSSDIQVDDLVVTSGKSSRFPEGIPIGVVVSNEVTGGLFRDVRVRALASLSRLEELYIVQPVPADSASLVPVDSASDTDLPGATHRQNQNGSE
- the purH gene encoding bifunctional phosphoribosylaminoimidazolecarboxamide formyltransferase/IMP cyclohydrolase → MPRRALLSVYDKSGIVDLARTLVQSGCELLSTGGTAALLRSEGLAVRDVSDLTQYPELFGGRVKTLHPAVHGGLLARRDQPGDLADAETHGIGLIDLVIVTLYPFEEVSKRPGVTLEDLVENVDIGGPSMLRSAAKNHSHVAVVSDTGDYGALAQALEEGGTTLEYRRQLAVKAFSRTASYDGLISHILAEAFEGKDNATLDATPAVLSLTLPRVKSLRYGENPHQPAAVYGSMGNTGILHGKELSYNNLIDLDAALDIMRSFHGDPQAVCAILKHTNPCGVAMGDSPVEAFNGAFACDTRSPFGGIVIWNRPVDIETARAVHPHFMEILIAPEFTPDALELLRRKKDRRLLTYIPGAQPWYDHKLQSFFGGVLVQGHDRGDHTPGNYNSVTKRRPFGQEFISLLFAWSVCRHVKSNAIVIARENGTIGIGAGQMSRVDACELALSKARFEGHSLQGAVLASDAFFPFPDAIEQAAAAGITAIIQPGGSVRDADVIAAADAAGIGMLFTGFRHFRH
- a CDS encoding ABC transporter permease, whose amino-acid sequence is MPRAESWLKLAAGAIFAFLYLPLAVVVLFSFNDSRLNAEWVGFTLDWYRVLFADTEMLNAALNSLLIAVISSAGATTLGTLAGLALHRYRLRVLPALVLAPIAIPEVLMGVSLLIFFIMLNMTLGTLSIILSHITFCIGFVAIVVQSRLAGMDESLGEAARDLGATPFQAFRLITLPLILPGILAGALLAFTLSIDDFVITFFTAGVGSSTLPLQIYSMIKIAVTPEVNAVSTLLMCLTLVLILGVSRLSPGALRGAETLKGDETP
- a CDS encoding VOC family protein produces the protein MSDSRGGAIVWQDLTVAEAGAIKDFYSKVTGWGVNEEPMGDYVDYSMSDQDGNVVAGICHARGSNAGLPPQWLVYIQVASVAASARMCQDLGGKVLDGPRRMGAQDFCVIQDPAGAVAALMGPSSED
- a CDS encoding rod shape-determining protein encodes the protein MAFSIFNLLGGLFSNDIAIDLGTANTLVYVKGKGILVREPSVVAVRKSDRRVVAIGYEARQMVGKTHSDIQTIRPMKDGVIDDDDIAEEMIRAFIKKVSRNRLTRPRVIVCVPSGVTKAEKRIINDSAEHAGAREVYLIAEPMAAALGVGLPVDQPIGSMVIDIGGGTTEIAVISLSGIVTDTSVRTGGDEMDEVIVQYMRRNYNLLIGERTAEEIKCRIGSATPLKEELKIVAKGRDLIAGIPKAVEISSVEIREALAETVSAIVDAVKLSLEKTPPELAADIRDRGIILTGGGALLKGLAVRLREETSLPVNLAEDPLTCVVRGTGIVLDDMDRYSKVLLRK
- a CDS encoding spermidine/putrescine ABC transporter substrate-binding protein — translated: MKTLLACSALALLIGCSSDSGKQAAKGPAELHLYNWNDYIAPETVQRFEQRAGCKVVQDYYSGTEEMLAKLSAGASGYDVIIPTQNAVEALVRQGALRPLDKAKLPHLANTNPAYLNRDFDPGNVYSLPYAFTTTLIGYNETKLAELDIQADDWAVIFDPVVLETLKGKVTVMDDQLELFAAALKYLGHSINDRDPAHLAEAQAVIRAAKPFWAAFNSSSYIKELTVGNIWVAHGYSSDMFQARADAAAAGRDFSVAFALPRQGAVQALDNMVIPASSKQPELAHAFIDFMLEGENAAELSNLIGTGNPNRAAMAFIKPEIAALTSVFPDSLTQAKLELLVDLNREQRQLINRLWTEVKLD
- a CDS encoding phosphoribosylglycinamide formyltransferase translates to MLHRPERLAFLASGTGSNVRAILTAIREKRLGCRAVCLLSDRAKAPALELAQAAGLETAVFGRACWGDHAPRADDVLDWLRGQAVDSLVLAGFLRKVPAVLLEAWPGAIYNIHPALLPSFGGPGMYGSHVHRAVWNAGCRVSGATVHLVDGIYDHGTILAQASTDLEGASGPDEVAARVLAVEHRLFADTLERLHRGTLTVRKESPLHG
- a CDS encoding ABC transporter permease, whose product is MTRDSRLGRWITSLPPLVYLLVFFAAPAAIMLFASFRHPGDYGGLAPWFSRGPEGLQLDLTLDNYRRLVESPVYLRLFAKSLGYAVLSTGICLLLAYPLALVIARSAKKWRDLLVLLVILPFWSNFLVRIYAWMILLSPGGALTAALNWLRALVGLEPTSLLFTPTAVVICLVYVHLPFMVLPLYANLEKHDLALLDAAQDLGASRWQRFLKVTLPLSMPGIYAGSTLVFIPVLGMFAVPDLIGGTRGIMIGNLIKQQFLESRDWPFGSVLSMVLTVGAILLALGAALLARRGGGARAQS